The following coding sequences are from one Amphiprion ocellaris isolate individual 3 ecotype Okinawa chromosome 19, ASM2253959v1, whole genome shotgun sequence window:
- the pglyrp6 gene encoding peptidoglycan recognition protein 6, which translates to MRDKQQSAPSRSYDLRMENSCWKLILAFGVLLVSTHAEASFSRRMEDFIKAVQQVEDEDPGSEPVAVLKRLRRAAGLNDAFIQHFLANANSSGPELNANRSDYISKVVHHRVTEDGKEEGVVLTPDGTTVALRQLLLGIEAGLLSKHQGRVRGLYQLTLARDLSLSLRSLSQRLGSDGCWDNISSPQVFTLSDSPSLLTTAQVNGGMDGVVLGMEVSAKPRRPLKLSSLLTEYYCHQLDSRGLDAAPRLISQRRRENFKTLVVPPVLVRHVVKSEELQQRLTGRSEMEAKKKRQLTAAVKEGMKEFVHMYMECPPIIPRCMWDAKPYKGTPTILSLPLSFLFIHHTATPSQPCLTFEQCSADMRSMQRFHQEDRGWDDIGYSFVAGSDGNIYEGRGWHWQGAHTYGHNSKGFGVSFIGDYSFRLPSQHSMGLVRDQLASCAVGGGRLVADFTLQGHRQVVDTSCPGDALYAEIKTWAHFGEVKKQE; encoded by the exons AtgagagacaaacaacaaagtgCACCCAGTCGAAGCTACGATCTCAGGATGGagaacagctgctggaaactgaTCCTGGCCTTTGGGGTGCTGTTGGTCAGCACACATGCAGAAG CTTCATTTTCCAGGCGCATGGAAGACTTCATCAAAGCGGTGCAGCAGGtggaagatgaggatcctgggtCGGAGCCAGTAGCTGTGCTGAAGAGGCTGCGGAGGGCAGCTGGCCTTAATGATGCATTCATCCAGCACTTCCTTGCAAACGCCAACTCCAGCGGTCCCGAACTGAATGCCAACCGCTCAGATTACATTAGCAAGGTTGTGCATCACCGGGTGACAGAGGACGGCAAAGAGGAAGGAGTGGTTCTGACTCCTGATGGTACCACTGTCGCCCTCAGGCAGCTCCTCCTGGGCATCGAGGCTGGTCTCCTGTCCAAACATCAGGGGCGTGTTAGAGGTCTCTACCAACTCACTCTGGCCAGAGATCTCAGCCTTTCTCTGCGCTCTCTGTCTCAGCGCCTTGGGTCAGACGGCTGCTGGGACAACATCAGCTCTCCCCAGGTGTTCACCCTCTCAGACAGCCCCTCTCTGCTCACCACCGCTCAGGTCAACGGAGGCATGGACGGCGTGGTGTTGGGGATGGAGGTCTCTGCCAAACCCAGACGTCCCCTCAagctgagcagtctgctgacAGAGTACTACTGCCACCAGCTGGACAGCAGAGGGCTGGACGCCGCCCCTCGCCTCATCAGCCAACGCCGCAGGGAGAACTTCAAAACGCTGGTTGTCCCTCCGGTGTTGGTCAGACATGTGGTGAAATCAGAAGAGCTGCAGCAGAGGCTGACGGGACGCTCTGAGATGGAGGCGAAGAAGAAAAGGCAACTGACGGCTGCGGTGAAGGAGGGAATGAAGGAGTTTGTCCACATGTACATGG AATGTCCACCCATCATCCCTCGGTGTATGTGGGATGCAAAACCATACAAAGGAACACCCACCATCCTGTCTCTGCCTCTGTCCTTCCTGTTCATCCACCACACTGCCACTCCAAGCCAGCCCTGCCTCACCTTCGAGCAGTGCTCTGCAGACATGCGCTCCATGCAGCGCTTCCACCAGGAAGACAGAGGCTGGGATGACATAGGATACAG CTTCGTCGCAGGCTCTGATGGGAACATCTACGAGGGCCGAGGGTGGCACTGGCAAGGAGCCCACACCTATGGACACAACTCCAAAGGCTTCGGAGTCTCCTTCATTGGAGACTACTCCTTCAGACTGCCCTCTCAGCACTCCATGGGGCTGGTCAGAGATCAGCTGGCGTCCTGTGCTGTTGGCGGTGGGCGACTGGTAGCTGATTTCACCCTGCAGGGCCACAGACAGGTGGTGGACACTTCTTGTCCTGGAGATGCCCTCTATGCTGAGATAAAAACCTGGGCACACTTTGGG